The Marinilabiliales bacterium sequence AAAACCGGTCTATTTCAATACAACGGCACTCAAATACGTGCATTTCTACGCCTGCCTGTTCGAGCTGTCCGAAAAAGGGATACTGAAAGCCGAAGGCAGGACCGTATGGTGCAGGGAGACCGAAACAGGCGACACTGTGCTGGATTCGGTCATAGAGATGATGGTGCCCCTTTCGGGGAAGAAACTGTCAAGGCTGCAGTACCTGGTACCAAGGAAAGCAGCACCAGTTTACAAGCAGCAACTTGAAAGGATGATTGAAAAGAATCTGCTGCTTAGAGAGGAGATCTTTTTCATCTCCTGGGAGGTGGGCAGCAGTTACAGGGTCATAAAGTACGACATGCTCAAACCGGATATTACCCGTCTTGAAAGGTCGCTGGTTTACGGAAGAAAGCCTGAGAGGGAGACCTGGCTGATGGCAGTCCTTGCCGGAGAGGCAGGATTATTTAACAACATCTTCAGGTCAAAGGAGTTTCGCGCCAGGGCAAAAGAGAGGTACAAAGAACTGCTTAAATCAGACATGCTGGTAAATGACGAAACCATATTCCTGCTGAGGAAAACCCTGAGACGCTCACTCAACGCACAGAAAGCCGCCACCTCCTACTCGGTCGGGTAGAGAACGCCTGTGGCCGGGAACGGCAATGGCCGGGCAGCGATCGGGCAGGCGACGGCAAGGGCCGGGAAGCGGCAGGGGCGGGTAACGCCCATGACTGGACAATTAAGCAACCCGGCAGGGATAAGTCACGACAATGCGGCCACAGTGCCGTTACCAGCCGGATAAGGAACAAAGCCAGGCTGTGTTTCAGGAATGTTTTTACATGAAGCCCCCATCAGCCTTCGGCAGACAAAATATCATTAATAAAAGACCGGATCATGAAAAAAACAAACCTTAACGGCAATAAGGCAATAAGATTGCTGGCCGTTGCAATGTTTATGATGCTGCCGTTGCAGCAACCGGCAGCCCAGCAGAATATCCTGCTGGAAACCGAAGCACGCAGGCTGCTTGAACACTTCATTAACCGCGAAACCGAACATGTGAGGGAAATGCTGGCAGAGGAGGTAAATGCCATGATACCTGAGGGACAACTGGAGGAGATAGCCAATGGCCTGGAAGTACAGCTGGGCAGTTTTGAATACGTCGACAGGGCTCTCTTTGATAAAGCCGATGAATATGAGGTCGTAGTGCTTGTATGCCAGTTCGAAAAAATGGAGATTGGTTTCAGGGTGGTTTTTAACCGAGGCAACATGGTGGCCGGATTTCAGTTTGTGCCCGCCCCGGCCACCAGCTTTTCACCGCCCCCGGTTTATGCCGATTCGTCTCTTTTTGCCGAATATGAAATTGCGATCGACTGCGACGGTATCACTCTCCCCGGAATTGTGACGATGCCTCACGAACAGCAGAATGTTCCCGTTGTGGTACTGGTACACGGGTCGGGTCCGCACGATGCAGACGAGACCATTGGCCCCAACAAACCTTTCAGGGATATGGCATGGGGACTTGCCTCCAGGGGAATTGCCGTACTGAGATATGAGAAGCGAACCCTCAAACATGGCGGAACGTTTGACAGGAACAACTTTACCATATGGGATGAAACAG is a genomic window containing:
- a CDS encoding alpha/beta fold hydrolase, producing the protein MKKTNLNGNKAIRLLAVAMFMMLPLQQPAAQQNILLETEARRLLEHFINRETEHVREMLAEEVNAMIPEGQLEEIANGLEVQLGSFEYVDRALFDKADEYEVVVLVCQFEKMEIGFRVVFNRGNMVAGFQFVPAPATSFSPPPVYADSSLFAEYEIAIDCDGITLPGIVTMPHEQQNVPVVVLVHGSGPHDADETIGPNKPFRDMAWGLASRGIAVLRYEKRTLKHGGTFDRNNFTIWDETGNDALAAVAAAREIPGADPGRIHLLGHSLGGMLAPAIASKDPGIAGIIIMAGNSRPLQYLVPEQYEYLMSLQGKLTDQQKDALEEIREQARAISENRLEGLTYRETLLNLPPAYWADLNSYDQRAVASGLPQRILVLQGERDYQVTMEDFAGWQKALKGHPGARLISYPTLNHLMMEGEGAPNPAEYYELKNVYQGVIDDIASWIGGG